The Setaria viridis chromosome 6, Setaria_viridis_v4.0, whole genome shotgun sequence genome contains a region encoding:
- the LOC117860633 gene encoding receptor kinase-like protein Xa21 gives MRTAMEHHCSILLVASLLLASPAWTSASAGSDGTGADHRALMQFRSLVTDDPYGALASWGAGNMTVPAPCGWRGVTCGVRGRRRGRVTALDLRGLGLASSGTAAPSSLSSLTYLRRLDLSGNRLGGGVPSPLPPSLERLNLSHNTLQGPMPPALGSLHRLQKLSLGDNHLTGAIPASLGNLTSLTSLSLTSNNLAGAIPSALGNLEALTFLSLAHNNLTGAIPASLGNLTSLTILSLTSNNLAGTIPGALGNLKALSSLYLGHNMLQGSIPSTVFNISSLHTLAVWTNNLTGTLPPNAGGRLPRLTFFTVDNNRLHGAIPPSLCNASKLELAQMSDNSFSGVIPNCLGTHLKNLWALMLDSNQLEANVDADWGFMDSLTNCSNLKYIGLSENKLGGVLPGSIANLSTSMERLSISGNMVSGQIPQEIGNLVNLNAIGMHLNNFTGIIPTSIGKLNKLSKLILYGNKLSGQIPPTIGNLTVLTLLSLEDNMLTGPIPSSLGSCPLEALSLQHNRLAGPIPKEVLLISTLSDYATFQENMLTGSLPSEVGLLKNLVTLDVSGNRLTGEIPNSLGDCQILQYCIMKGNMFQGKIPESLGQLKALLALDLSRNNLSGHIPDFLGDMKGLEQLNISFNNFDGEVPKQGIFLNASAFSVEGNSGLCGGIAQLKLPPCSDNGSTSNNKRSHKLVMIVSIATAFLGISLLLALCVLCHHRRKLIKAEHALPLINDQYARVSYVNLMNATNSFASENLIGIGSFGSVYKATMISHDKEVVVAVKVLNLQQRGASQSFIAECETLRCARHRNLVKILTVCSSIDSGGLDFKAIVFDFLPNGNLDQWLHHRLREHGTHSRIELVQRIDIAIHVASALEYLHHYKPTPIVHCDLKPSNILLDNDMVAHVGDFGLARFVHQDQTNPSDISSGWATRRGTIGYAPPEYGLGNEVSIYGDMYSFGVLLLEIFTGKRPTDSDFVQDLNLHRYVQIALQDQQVTSVVDQQLLPVQDPELEGRTSSSSSTREITVACVTSILQIGILCSKELPTDRLLIGDALRELHRIGDALRELHRIKDNYNQLHLLST, from the exons ATGCGGACAGCCATGGAGCACCATTGCTCCATCCTACTCGTggcctccctcctccttgcATCTCCAGCATGGACATCGGCCTCCGCGGGAAGTGACGGCACCGGCGCTGATCACCGTGCGCTCATGCAGTTCCGGTCCCTCGTCACGGACGACCCATACGGGGCCTTGGCATCATGGGGCGCCGGCAACATGACCGTGCCGGCGCCGTGCGGGTGGCGCGGCGTCACGTGCGGGgtgcgcgggcgccgccgcggccgcgtgaCAGCGCTGGACCTCCGCGGGCTCGGCCTGGCCAGCTCCGGCACCGCGGCTCCTTCATCCCTCTCGAGCCTCACCTACCTCCGGCGACTCGACCTCTCCGGAaaccgcctcggcggcggcgtgccctCCCCGTTGCCACCCTCCCTCGAGCGCCTCAATCTCAGCCACAACACGCTGCAGGGGCCGATGCCCCCAGCGCTGGGGTCACTGCACCGCCTCCAGAAGCTCAGTCTCGGCGACAATCACCTCACCGGAGCAATCCCTGCCTCCCTTGGCAACCTCACCTCCCTCACCTCCCTCAGCCTCACCAGCAACAACCTCGCCGGTGCCATCCCTAGCGCTCTCGGCAACCTCGAAGCTCTCACCTTCCTCAGCCTCGCCCacaacaacctcaccggagCAATCCCTGCCTCCCTTGGCAACCTCACCTCCCTCACCATCCTCAGCCTCACCAGCAACAACCTCGCCGGCACCATCCCTGGCGCTCTCGGCAACCTCAAAGCTCTCAGCAGCCTCTACCTCGGCCACAACATGCTCCAAGGATCAATACCTTCCACCGTGTTTAACATCTCCTCTCTCCATACACTTGCCGTGTGGACGAACAACCTCACCGGGACTCTGCCCCCGAACGCCGGTGGCAGGCTGCCCAGACTCACGTTTTTCACCGTTGACAACAACCGGCTACACGGTGCCATCCCGCCGTCGCTCTGCAACGCCTCCAAGCTGGAGTTGGCACAGATGTCGGATAATTCCTTCTCCGGAGTCATACCGAACTGCCTTGGAACTCACCTCAAGAACTTGTGGGCACTGATGCTGGACTCCAACCAGCTGGAAGCAAATGTTGATGCTGACTGGGGATTCATGGATAGTCTGACCAACTGCAGCAATCTGAAGTACATTGGCCTATCTGAAAACAAGCTGGGAGGTGTGCTTCCTGGCTCGATCGCAAACCTTTCGACGAGCATGGAGCGCTTGAGCATATCTGGCAACATGGTAAGCGGGCAAATACCTCAGGAAATCGGCAACCTTGTCAACTTGAACGCCATTGGTATGCATCTCAATAACTTTACTGGTATTATCCCTACCTCAATTGGCAAACTTAACAAGCTGAGCAAGCTTATCTTGTACGGCAACAAGCTATCAGGGCAAATCCCACCAACAATTGGCAATCTCACCGTGCTCACCTTACTATCCCTTGAGGACAACATGCTCACGGGTCCCATTCCTTCCAGTCTTGGTAGTTGCCCTTTGGAGGCGCTATCCCTGCAGCACAATCGCCTTGCTGGTCCAATACCAAAAGAAGTTCTCCTCATATCCACGCTTTCCGACTACGCGACTTTCCAAGAGAACATGCTAACTGGATCGTTGCCATCGGAAGTTGGTCTCCTGAAAAATCTTGTGACCCTTGATGTATCTGGAAATAGGTTAACCGGGGAAATCCCCAACTCTCTTGGCGATTGCCAAATCTTACAGTATTGCATTATGAAAGGGAACATGTTTCAAGGGAAAATTCCGGAGTCATTGGGACAACTGAAGGCCCTCTTGGCTCTTGATCTTTCAAGAAACAACTTGTCTGGTCATATTCCAGACTTCTTGGGTGACATGAAAGGTCTTGAACAACTGAATATCTCCTTCAACAACTTTGATGGAGAAGTCCCAAAGCAAGGAATATTTCTTAACGCCAGCGCATTTTCAGTTGAGGGAAACTCAGGCCTCTGTGGAGGTATTGCTCAGCTGAAATTGCCACCTTGCTCAGATAATGGCAGTACTAGCAACAATAAGCGATCACACAAACTAGTCATGATAGTCTCCATAGCCACTGCCTTTCTAGGAATCTCCTTGCTCCTTGCACTTTGTGTATTATGTCATCATAGAAGGAAGTTGATAAAGGCAGAACATGCCTTACCACTCATCAATGATCAGTATGCAAGGGTTTCATATGTCAACTTGATGAATGCAACAAAtagttttgcttctgaaaaccTCATAGGCATTGGAAGCTTCGGCTCTGTTTACAAGGCAACAATGATAAGCCATGACAAAGAAGTTGTTGTCGCTGTGAAGGTGCTCAACCTTCAGCAGCGAGGGGCGTCACAAAGTTTCATTGCAGAATGTGAGACTCTGAGATGTGCTCGACATCGGAACCTTGTGAAAATCTTGACGGTGTGTTCAAGTATTGATTCCGGTGGCCTTGATTtcaaagctattgtatttgatttCCTACCAAATGGAAATCTAGACCAGTGGCTACACCACCGTCTCAGGGAACATGGCACCCATAGTAGGATTGAACTTGTCCAACGGATAGACATTGCCATTCATGTCGCTTCTGCACTCGAATATCTTCACCACTATAAACCAACCCCGATAGTTCATTGTGATCTCAAGCCAAGCAATATTCTCCTTGACAATGACATGGTTGCCCATGTTGGTGATTTTGGGCTCGCAAGATTTGTGCATCAAGACCAGACTAACCCCTCAGATATATCAAGTGGTTGGGCTACAAGAAGGGGAACCATTGGATATGCTCCTCCAG AGTATGGACTGGGTAACGAAGTCTCAATCTATGGTGACATGTACAGCTTCGGAGTACTATTGTTGGAAATTTTCACAGGAAAAAGACCAACAGATAGCGACTTCGTGCAAGACCTCAACCTTCATAGGTACGTGCAAATAGCACTGCAAGATCAGCAAGTCACCAGTGTGGTAGACCAACAGTTACTGCCAGTACAAGATCCGGAACTCGAAGGGAGAACAAGCAGCTCCAGTAGCACCAGAGAAATTACAGTTGCCTGTGTTACTTCAATTCTGCAGATCGGAATTCTGTGCTCGAAGGAACTTCCAACAGACCGCTTGCTGATTGGTGATGCCTTGAGAGAGCTTCACAGAATCGGTGATGCCTTGAGAGAGCTTCACAGAATCAAAGACAATTATAACCAGTTGCACTTATTAAGTACATAG
- the LOC117860635 gene encoding solanesyl-diphosphate synthase 1, mitochondrial isoform X1, producing the protein MPTCYKNTATRKVESILTCCSNIPQSNISLVVFTMHLNCPFKFNPHNMCYWDRFTWSSCYFHCTSDHSSRKAGLTAKEQLDPFVLIKDEVSEVTDRLRSMVVAEVPELTSAAGYFFRAGAEGKRTCPTVLLLMASAISMDIADGLENKPRARHMHLAEITEMIHIWSLIHDDVLDDADTRRGMDSLNFKVGKKLAVLAGNFLLFRAFSAAVSLDNTEVVSLLATAVNNLVTGELMQMSITPAQRCSMDYYLQKTYYKTAALISNSCKAIAVLAEQTTEVQALAYQYGRHLGIAYQLIDDILDFTGTSASLGKASLSDIHQGIVTAPILFAMEEFPELHEIVEQGFDDPLNVKTALKYLSKSQGIERTRSLAAEHAKLVAGAIDDLPDSEDQVVLNSRQALKDLTQKFMRRTK; encoded by the exons ATGCCCACTTGCTACAAGAACACAGCTACCAGAAAAGTGGAATCCATACTCACATGCTGCTCTAACATCCCACAGTCAAACATAAGTTTGGTTGTGTTTACAATGCATTTGAACTGCCCATTCAAATTTAATCCACAT AATATGTGCTATTGGGACAGATTTACTTGGAGTTCATGTTATTTTCACTGCACAAGTGATCATTCTTCCAGAAAAGCAGGGCTAACAGCTAAG GAGCAGCTAGACCCCTTTGTGCTGATTAAAGATGAAGTCTCTGAAGTGACAGATCGATTGCGCTCAATGGTGGTTGCTGAG GTGCCTGAACTGACATCAGCAGCTGGATACTTCTTCAGAGCTGGAGCTGAAGGGAAAAGAACTTGTCCTACT GTTCTACTATTGATGGCTTCAGCTATAAGCATGGACATAGCTGATGGCTTAGAGAATAAGCCTCGAGCAAGGCATATGCATCTTGCTGAGATAACTGAAATGATTCAT ATATGGAGCCTTATTCATGATGATGTTTTGGACGATGCTGATACTAGGCGTGGCATGGACTCATTGAACTTCAAAGTGGGGAAGAAA CTTGCAGTATTGGCTGGCAATTTCCTACTTTTCAGGGCATTTTCTGCAGCTGTGTCTCTTGACAATACTGAG GTTGTATCATTACTAGCAACTGCTGTAAATAATCTTGTTACTGGTGAGCTTATGCAGATGTCAATAACTCCAGCACAGCGCTGCAG CATGGACTATTATTTGCAGAAGACATACTACAAGACAGCTGCATTGATTTCAAACAGCTGCAAAGCTATTGCTGTCCTTGCTGAGCAAACAACAGAAGTACAAGCTCTTGCTTATCAGTATGGCAGACACTTG GGCATAGCATATCAGTTGATCGATGACATCCTCGATTTCACAGGCACATCAGCTTCACTAGGCAAAGCCTCCTTGTCTGATATCCATCAA GGAATTGTGACAGCTCCCATACTTTTTGCAATGGAAGAATTCCCTGAACTGCATGAGATTGTTGAACAGGGATTTGATGACCCTTTAAATGTTAAGACG GCCCTCAAATACCTTTCAAAAAGTCAGGGAATCGAGAGGACGAGGTCTCTTGCTGCTGAACATGCAAAACTGGTAGCGGGCGCTATCGATGATCTTCCTGATAGTGAGGATCAAGTTGTGCTTAACTCGAGGCAAGCGCTCAAAGATCTTACTCAAAAGTTCATGAGAAGAACAAAGTGA
- the LOC117860635 gene encoding solanesyl-diphosphate synthase 1, mitochondrial isoform X4, with the protein MCYWDRFTWSSCYFHCTSDHSSRKAGLTAKEQLDPFVLIKDEVSEVTDRLRSMVVAEVPELTSAAGYFFRAGAEGKRTCPTVLLLMASAISMDIADGLENKPRARHMHLAEITEMIHIWSLIHDDVLDDADTRRGMDSLNFKVGKKLAVLAGNFLLFRAFSAAVSLDNTEVVSLLATAVNNLVTGELMQMSITPAQRCSMDYYLQKTYYKTAALISNSCKAIAVLAEQTTEVQALAYQYGRHLGIAYQLIDDILDFTGTSASLGKASLSDIHQGIVTAPILFAMEEFPELHEIVEQGFDDPLNVKTALKYLSKSQGIERTRSLAAEHAKLVAGAIDDLPDSEDQVVLNSRQALKDLTQKFMRRTK; encoded by the exons ATGTGCTATTGGGACAGATTTACTTGGAGTTCATGTTATTTTCACTGCACAAGTGATCATTCTTCCAGAAAAGCAGGGCTAACAGCTAAG GAGCAGCTAGACCCCTTTGTGCTGATTAAAGATGAAGTCTCTGAAGTGACAGATCGATTGCGCTCAATGGTGGTTGCTGAG GTGCCTGAACTGACATCAGCAGCTGGATACTTCTTCAGAGCTGGAGCTGAAGGGAAAAGAACTTGTCCTACT GTTCTACTATTGATGGCTTCAGCTATAAGCATGGACATAGCTGATGGCTTAGAGAATAAGCCTCGAGCAAGGCATATGCATCTTGCTGAGATAACTGAAATGATTCAT ATATGGAGCCTTATTCATGATGATGTTTTGGACGATGCTGATACTAGGCGTGGCATGGACTCATTGAACTTCAAAGTGGGGAAGAAA CTTGCAGTATTGGCTGGCAATTTCCTACTTTTCAGGGCATTTTCTGCAGCTGTGTCTCTTGACAATACTGAG GTTGTATCATTACTAGCAACTGCTGTAAATAATCTTGTTACTGGTGAGCTTATGCAGATGTCAATAACTCCAGCACAGCGCTGCAG CATGGACTATTATTTGCAGAAGACATACTACAAGACAGCTGCATTGATTTCAAACAGCTGCAAAGCTATTGCTGTCCTTGCTGAGCAAACAACAGAAGTACAAGCTCTTGCTTATCAGTATGGCAGACACTTG GGCATAGCATATCAGTTGATCGATGACATCCTCGATTTCACAGGCACATCAGCTTCACTAGGCAAAGCCTCCTTGTCTGATATCCATCAA GGAATTGTGACAGCTCCCATACTTTTTGCAATGGAAGAATTCCCTGAACTGCATGAGATTGTTGAACAGGGATTTGATGACCCTTTAAATGTTAAGACG GCCCTCAAATACCTTTCAAAAAGTCAGGGAATCGAGAGGACGAGGTCTCTTGCTGCTGAACATGCAAAACTGGTAGCGGGCGCTATCGATGATCTTCCTGATAGTGAGGATCAAGTTGTGCTTAACTCGAGGCAAGCGCTCAAAGATCTTACTCAAAAGTTCATGAGAAGAACAAAGTGA
- the LOC117860635 gene encoding solanesyl-diphosphate synthase 1, mitochondrial isoform X2, translating into MPTCYKNTATRKVESILTCCSNIPQSNISLVVFTMHLNCPFKFNPHNMCYWDRFTWSSCYFHCTSDHSSRKAGLTAKEQLDPFVLIKDEVSEVTDRLRSMVVAEVPELTSAAGYFFRAGAEGKRTCPTVLLLMASAISMDIADGLENKPRARHMHLAEITEMIHIWSLIHDDVLDDADTRRGMDSLNFKVGKKLAVLAGNFLLFRAFSAAVSLDNTEVVSLLATAVNNLVTGELMQMSITPAQRCSMDYYLQKTYYKTAALISNSCKAIAVLAEQTTEVQALAYQYGRHLGIAYQLIDDILDFTGTSASLGKASLSDIHQGIVTAPILFAMEEFPELHEIVEQGFDDPLNVKTALKYLSKSQGIERTRSLAAEHAKLVAGAIDDLPDSEDQVVLNSRLHDDRHNRIMPE; encoded by the exons ATGCCCACTTGCTACAAGAACACAGCTACCAGAAAAGTGGAATCCATACTCACATGCTGCTCTAACATCCCACAGTCAAACATAAGTTTGGTTGTGTTTACAATGCATTTGAACTGCCCATTCAAATTTAATCCACAT AATATGTGCTATTGGGACAGATTTACTTGGAGTTCATGTTATTTTCACTGCACAAGTGATCATTCTTCCAGAAAAGCAGGGCTAACAGCTAAG GAGCAGCTAGACCCCTTTGTGCTGATTAAAGATGAAGTCTCTGAAGTGACAGATCGATTGCGCTCAATGGTGGTTGCTGAG GTGCCTGAACTGACATCAGCAGCTGGATACTTCTTCAGAGCTGGAGCTGAAGGGAAAAGAACTTGTCCTACT GTTCTACTATTGATGGCTTCAGCTATAAGCATGGACATAGCTGATGGCTTAGAGAATAAGCCTCGAGCAAGGCATATGCATCTTGCTGAGATAACTGAAATGATTCAT ATATGGAGCCTTATTCATGATGATGTTTTGGACGATGCTGATACTAGGCGTGGCATGGACTCATTGAACTTCAAAGTGGGGAAGAAA CTTGCAGTATTGGCTGGCAATTTCCTACTTTTCAGGGCATTTTCTGCAGCTGTGTCTCTTGACAATACTGAG GTTGTATCATTACTAGCAACTGCTGTAAATAATCTTGTTACTGGTGAGCTTATGCAGATGTCAATAACTCCAGCACAGCGCTGCAG CATGGACTATTATTTGCAGAAGACATACTACAAGACAGCTGCATTGATTTCAAACAGCTGCAAAGCTATTGCTGTCCTTGCTGAGCAAACAACAGAAGTACAAGCTCTTGCTTATCAGTATGGCAGACACTTG GGCATAGCATATCAGTTGATCGATGACATCCTCGATTTCACAGGCACATCAGCTTCACTAGGCAAAGCCTCCTTGTCTGATATCCATCAA GGAATTGTGACAGCTCCCATACTTTTTGCAATGGAAGAATTCCCTGAACTGCATGAGATTGTTGAACAGGGATTTGATGACCCTTTAAATGTTAAGACG GCCCTCAAATACCTTTCAAAAAGTCAGGGAATCGAGAGGACGAGGTCTCTTGCTGCTGAACATGCAAAACTGGTAGCGGGCGCTATCGATGATCTTCCTGATAGTGAGGATCAAGTTGTGCTTAACTCGAG ATTGCATGATGACAGGCATAACCGCATAATGCCAGAGTAG
- the LOC117860635 gene encoding solanesyl-diphosphate synthase 1, mitochondrial isoform X3 has protein sequence MMLPGRLLLAGLLRSASTASSAPRMPTNMCYWDRFTWSSCYFHCTSDHSSRKAGLTAKEQLDPFVLIKDEVSEVTDRLRSMVVAEVPELTSAAGYFFRAGAEGKRTCPTVLLLMASAISMDIADGLENKPRARHMHLAEITEMIHIWSLIHDDVLDDADTRRGMDSLNFKVGKKLAVLAGNFLLFRAFSAAVSLDNTEVVSLLATAVNNLVTGELMQMSITPAQRCSMDYYLQKTYYKTAALISNSCKAIAVLAEQTTEVQALAYQYGRHLGIAYQLIDDILDFTGTSASLGKASLSDIHQGIVTAPILFAMEEFPELHEIVEQGFDDPLNVKTALKYLSKSQGIERTRSLAAEHAKLVAGAIDDLPDSEDQVVLNSRQALKDLTQKFMRRTK, from the exons ATGATGCTGCCGGGACGGCTTCTTCTCGCTGGGCTCCTGCGCTCAGCCTCCACCGCTTCCTCCGCTCCCCGAATGCCAACG AATATGTGCTATTGGGACAGATTTACTTGGAGTTCATGTTATTTTCACTGCACAAGTGATCATTCTTCCAGAAAAGCAGGGCTAACAGCTAAG GAGCAGCTAGACCCCTTTGTGCTGATTAAAGATGAAGTCTCTGAAGTGACAGATCGATTGCGCTCAATGGTGGTTGCTGAG GTGCCTGAACTGACATCAGCAGCTGGATACTTCTTCAGAGCTGGAGCTGAAGGGAAAAGAACTTGTCCTACT GTTCTACTATTGATGGCTTCAGCTATAAGCATGGACATAGCTGATGGCTTAGAGAATAAGCCTCGAGCAAGGCATATGCATCTTGCTGAGATAACTGAAATGATTCAT ATATGGAGCCTTATTCATGATGATGTTTTGGACGATGCTGATACTAGGCGTGGCATGGACTCATTGAACTTCAAAGTGGGGAAGAAA CTTGCAGTATTGGCTGGCAATTTCCTACTTTTCAGGGCATTTTCTGCAGCTGTGTCTCTTGACAATACTGAG GTTGTATCATTACTAGCAACTGCTGTAAATAATCTTGTTACTGGTGAGCTTATGCAGATGTCAATAACTCCAGCACAGCGCTGCAG CATGGACTATTATTTGCAGAAGACATACTACAAGACAGCTGCATTGATTTCAAACAGCTGCAAAGCTATTGCTGTCCTTGCTGAGCAAACAACAGAAGTACAAGCTCTTGCTTATCAGTATGGCAGACACTTG GGCATAGCATATCAGTTGATCGATGACATCCTCGATTTCACAGGCACATCAGCTTCACTAGGCAAAGCCTCCTTGTCTGATATCCATCAA GGAATTGTGACAGCTCCCATACTTTTTGCAATGGAAGAATTCCCTGAACTGCATGAGATTGTTGAACAGGGATTTGATGACCCTTTAAATGTTAAGACG GCCCTCAAATACCTTTCAAAAAGTCAGGGAATCGAGAGGACGAGGTCTCTTGCTGCTGAACATGCAAAACTGGTAGCGGGCGCTATCGATGATCTTCCTGATAGTGAGGATCAAGTTGTGCTTAACTCGAGGCAAGCGCTCAAAGATCTTACTCAAAAGTTCATGAGAAGAACAAAGTGA
- the LOC117860635 gene encoding solanesyl-diphosphate synthase 1, mitochondrial isoform X5: MVVAEVPELTSAAGYFFRAGAEGKRTCPTVLLLMASAISMDIADGLENKPRARHMHLAEITEMIHIWSLIHDDVLDDADTRRGMDSLNFKVGKKLAVLAGNFLLFRAFSAAVSLDNTEVVSLLATAVNNLVTGELMQMSITPAQRCSMDYYLQKTYYKTAALISNSCKAIAVLAEQTTEVQALAYQYGRHLGIAYQLIDDILDFTGTSASLGKASLSDIHQGIVTAPILFAMEEFPELHEIVEQGFDDPLNVKTALKYLSKSQGIERTRSLAAEHAKLVAGAIDDLPDSEDQVVLNSRQALKDLTQKFMRRTK; this comes from the exons ATGGTGGTTGCTGAG GTGCCTGAACTGACATCAGCAGCTGGATACTTCTTCAGAGCTGGAGCTGAAGGGAAAAGAACTTGTCCTACT GTTCTACTATTGATGGCTTCAGCTATAAGCATGGACATAGCTGATGGCTTAGAGAATAAGCCTCGAGCAAGGCATATGCATCTTGCTGAGATAACTGAAATGATTCAT ATATGGAGCCTTATTCATGATGATGTTTTGGACGATGCTGATACTAGGCGTGGCATGGACTCATTGAACTTCAAAGTGGGGAAGAAA CTTGCAGTATTGGCTGGCAATTTCCTACTTTTCAGGGCATTTTCTGCAGCTGTGTCTCTTGACAATACTGAG GTTGTATCATTACTAGCAACTGCTGTAAATAATCTTGTTACTGGTGAGCTTATGCAGATGTCAATAACTCCAGCACAGCGCTGCAG CATGGACTATTATTTGCAGAAGACATACTACAAGACAGCTGCATTGATTTCAAACAGCTGCAAAGCTATTGCTGTCCTTGCTGAGCAAACAACAGAAGTACAAGCTCTTGCTTATCAGTATGGCAGACACTTG GGCATAGCATATCAGTTGATCGATGACATCCTCGATTTCACAGGCACATCAGCTTCACTAGGCAAAGCCTCCTTGTCTGATATCCATCAA GGAATTGTGACAGCTCCCATACTTTTTGCAATGGAAGAATTCCCTGAACTGCATGAGATTGTTGAACAGGGATTTGATGACCCTTTAAATGTTAAGACG GCCCTCAAATACCTTTCAAAAAGTCAGGGAATCGAGAGGACGAGGTCTCTTGCTGCTGAACATGCAAAACTGGTAGCGGGCGCTATCGATGATCTTCCTGATAGTGAGGATCAAGTTGTGCTTAACTCGAGGCAAGCGCTCAAAGATCTTACTCAAAAGTTCATGAGAAGAACAAAGTGA